In a genomic window of Syngnathus typhle isolate RoL2023-S1 ecotype Sweden linkage group LG4, RoL_Styp_1.0, whole genome shotgun sequence:
- the tp53bp1 gene encoding TP53-binding protein 1 isoform X1, translating to MDPDGGELDSCLPQPENPCLIVEDSQPDSVALEDDPESSYRAVLARRLSNLQPSACSPVLELISSPPGSRGSQSQSESCRSNSQAGPGILALPNNSSECQEDCQEEESQVLTINPPNKLKDNVPMDSDSTTPCEQAEDANSQFGFLALSQSQDYVVDELNSQKGDERNKPRTVGGNSHFGFLPLSQSQDVVEVNSQKGDERDKTRAVSETDSKLEHTINTVTSQDLICKVVRSEVSSSSQSEQTLNVQVLLQSQCLKDSGEPEQRDRGMMSSQQDMFDADKSGAAVDSTVSEPEQQGYSTSTPAQTLRLLQETLIPESLSQSSVDYVAPTPDNFLHASLIVPNSPRGAESQHGADESMDSLQPKERAAPQEEVPMETEGTSKPQLPTSTAVSQSSCCFVLEKPLSIPSQPEFSHDVFVPTQSQEAPKPSANKTDSLSVESPCKESSSAFTLPLQLCEVNTDDDNSSQTSEEIMEDTQDTQIEELEERSVVDNTDSAFSHSDQRSECNGVRAESQSAPISKPSTQLSPFLNLPNLNVKACETAIKESSPPKVVSCSQSKIQSSDVIVNSFVLETPSEVTPCSLESQPVISHMSVMEVAKSGVNAAHCVQSQSLSQNCGSIGSPMSKAEMDEPADIEHPSSEEEEMAMEEMSQDEIDEPSDIEDSSEEEDVAMEEESALGVGASSNMGLVLSQNKLMSSGDKEEAYGDESIVTVAESKRDSHDHPKTPLQLSRANTPGSSTSKVSSTSTNGHELMVQEPEMHRSKRFSASSGEMSFHFTLPKDGEFIGPVVGATPPIISELKGTLRHSTPIETFNEKTVTDDVSADVVMAAKDDVLEESGDELAETGDTRLSLRMKLVTPVEEGSSERFSLQKPTLSEEDESVAKVTTVTKAETSPSVFSRVRQVHRQQEAEEEDSSLPRGNNTPVRGELFTSLRKRSRTASLGCDSLPNSQSEALQLEVSAVPQEAARQTEAEQSEERRGPELSVPNQKDASQHTLDNTVTAHSSNKQADAHKARSSIQMPCSPAGMGEPETSSFRRKDGPSHRRHVRTIQEVRTTITRIITDVYYEDGKEMDRKVTEESEDPVVDCQVLDNDMSPCRTISSSLTSGDLGDISSLSSKASSLQKSSGGGRSTTSGLSRPEFIMPPSRSAKSASPKRGGGQKQRGNRGQKGGSVVKKDRGTPESGALVSTTPRGRAKRGRPSFRGGGAGSLLLPSTQGQPLSSSEDEPYIPPPRVPVSPTDDEVLQHSNSPRSSPEEASSAGSSFVGLRVMAKWSSNGYFYSGRIVKDPGEGRFRLRFDDGYECEVAGKDILLCDPIPLETEVTALVEDEFFSIGVVKGYKSEGQDLFYNIEREGQEEWYNRTSVILSLEQGNRMREHHSLGPYEPSTPLAKASDISLDNLVEGKRRRRGPPVGSNTPDQSSSSSPRKAGPSTKRRLRVSDNESSPAKRSRKGARTAQRAGVCNTSGSGTDVAAQPGNLAETHGPMPQNTSLFMGFAFMLTASSEMDRLNNILISDEDDNVQTGPFNKAYTESQLLAGGGFVLPDFNEEQCKAAYQSLLIVDQHCRTRKYLLSLASGVPCVSHFWVRDCCKDNKLLNYRNYLLPAGLGPDGAIVEWHPRCSPFKDLHFFLVSEKPEELWAQLVTMGGASSFQHFHADKDGSDVPAGKYDVVVADHSCPPLIEKNVTSLQVPLVSPEWLVQSIICGECLGFQSKPQYHHNYSSLTSPSTSSS from the exons ATGGATCCCGACGGAGGTGAATTGGACTCCTGCCTGCCGCAGCCGGAGAATCCGTGTCTCATTGTGGAGGATTCACAGCCGGACAGCGTCGCCTTGGAAGACGACCCCGAGAGCAGCTACCGTGCTGTGCTGGCCCGACGTCTATCAAACCTGCAGCCCAGCGCATGCAGCCCGGTCCTG GAGCTGATATCATCACCACCTGGAAGTAGAGGCTCTCAAAGCCAATCTGAAAGCTGCCGCAGTAACAGCCAGGCTGGACCTG GCATTCTTGCTCTGCCCAACAACAGTTCGGAATGCCAAGAGGATTGTCAAGAAGAGGAGAGTCAAGTTCTCACCATTAACCCGCCAAACAAACTAAA GGATAATGTGCCAATGGATTCTGATTCCACCACACCTTGTGAGCAGGCTGAAG atgcAAACTCGCAGTTTGGTTTCCTTGCACTATCTCAGAGTCAGGATTATGTTGTCGATGAACTGAATAGTCAGAAGGGAGATGAACGTAATAAACCTCGGACAGTCG GTGGAAACTCGCACTTTGGTTTCCTTCCGCTTTCTCAGAGTCAGGATGTTGTTGAAGTAAATAGCCAGAAGGGTGATGAGCGGGACAAGACTCGAGCAGTCAGTGAGACAGACTCCAAATTAG AGCACACCATCAACACTGTGACATCGCAGGATCTGATATGCAAAGTAGTCAG ATCTGAAGTGAGCTCCAGCAGCCAGTCAGAACAAACACTGAATGTTCAGGTTTTGCTGCAGTCCCAGTGCCTCAAGGACTCTGGTGAGCCAGAACAGCGGGACCGTGGAATGATGTCATCTCAGCAGGACATGTTTGATGCTGACAAGTCAG GTGCTGCAGTAGACAGTACAGTGTCTGAGCCGGAGCAACAAGGTTATTCCACTTCAACACCAGCCCAAACCCTCCGGCTATTGCAGGAAACATTGATACCGGAGAGCTTATCGCA GAGCTCTGTTGATTATGTTGCCCCAACCCCAGACAACTTTCTCCACGCATCTTTGATTGTCCCCAACTCACCAAGAGGAGCAGAGAGCCAACATG GTGCCGATGAGTCCATGGATAGCCTGCAGCCTAAAGAGCGAGCTGCTCCACAGGAAGAAGTGCCGATGGAAACGGAGGGCACCTCTAAACCACAACTACCCACCTCAACTGCTGTATCCCAGAGttcttgttgttttgtgttaGAGAAGCCTCTCTCTATACCTTCTCAGCCAGAGTTCTCACAC gaTGTGTTTGTCCCAACACAGAGTCAGGAGGCTCCAAAGCCATCTGCTAACAAGACTGACTCCTTGTCTGTTGAGTCTCCTTGCAAGGAATCATCGTCTGCTTTCACATTGCCTTTACAGCTCTGTGAAGTGAATACGGATGATGACAACTCATCCCAGACGTCAGAAGAGATCATGGAGGACACCCAGGATACACAGATTGAAGAACTGGAAGAGCGGTCTGTCGTAGATAATACTGACTCTGCGTTTTCACACAGTGATCAGAGGAGTGAGTGCAACGGTGTCCGTGCTGAATCACAAAGTGCCCCCATTTCTAAACCGTCCACTCAGCTATCACCTTTCTTGAATTTACCCAACCTGAATGTAAAAGCATGTGAGACTGCTATCAAGGAGTCAAGCCCTCCTAAAGTTGTGTCCTGTTCTCAATCCAAGATTCAATCTTCAGATGTGATTGTAAACAGCTTTGTGCTTGAGACTCCGTCAGAAGTGACTCCCTGCAGTCTGGAATCGCAGCCAGTCATCTCCCATATGTCTGTAATGGAGGTGGCAAAGAGTGGCGTGAATGCGGCACATTGTGTACAGTCTCAATCACTGTCACAGAACTGTGGCTCCATTGGCAGTCCGATGAGCAAAGCTGAAATGGATGAACCCGCAGATATTGAACACCCTTCCTCAGAGGAGGAGGAAATGGCGATGGAGGAGATGAGCCAAGATGAAATTGATGAACCTTCAGATATTGAAGATTCCtcagaggaggaggatgtgGCAATGGAGGAGGAGAGTGCTTTGGGAGTGGGGGCTTCTTCAAATATGGGTTTAGTCCTCtctcaaaacaaactgatgtcTTCTGGTGACAAGGAGGAAGCATATGGGGATGAGAGCATTGTTACTGTtgcagagagcaagagagactcACATGATCATCCCAAAACACCCTTGCAGCTTTCAAGAGCCAATACTCCCGGTTCAAGCACAAGCAAGGTGTCATCTACGTCCACTAATGGCCATGAGCTCATGGTACAAGAACCAGAGATGCACAGAAGCAAGAGGTTCAGTGCTAGCTCAGGAG AAATGTCCTTCCATTTCACACTGCCTAAAGATGGTGAGTTCATCGGTCCAGTTGTTGGAGCAACTCCCCCGATTATCAGCGAGTTGAAGGGGACGCTAAGGCACAGCACTCCCATTG AGACATTTAATGAGAAGACAGTGACAGACGATGTCAGTGCTGATGTGGTGATGGCAGCCAAAGATGATGTTCTGGAAGAATCTGGAGATGAGTTGGCAGAGACAGGAGACACAAGGCTGAGTTTGAGAATGAAGTTAGTGACCCCGGTTGAAGAGGGAAGCTCGGAACGATTCAGTTTGCAGA AACCAACACTATCAGAGGAGGATGAATCTGTTGCCAAGGTTACCACTGTCACCAAGGCTGAAACCAG TCCGTCAGTATTCAGCCGTGTCAGGCAAGTGCACAGACAGCaggaggcagaggaagaggatAGCAGTCTTCCAAGAGGCAACAACACACCTGTTAG AGGAGAGCTCTTCACCTCATTACGAAAAAGATCTCGGACAGCCTCGCTAGGATGTGACAGCCTGCCCAATAGCCAGTCAGAGGCTTTACAACTGGAAGTGTCGGCAGTGCCACAGGAGGCTGCTAGACAAACGGAAGCTGAGCAGTCTGAAGAGAGGCGAGGACCAGAGCTGTCTGTCCCAAACCAAAAGGACGCATCCCAGCACACCTTAGACAACACCGTTACTGCTCACTCATCCAACAAG CAGGCAGATGCCCATAAGGCCAGGTCAAGTATACAAATGCCGTGCTCACCAGCAGGCATG GGCGAACCGGAAACCTCATCTTTTCGAAGAAAAGATGGGCCCTCCCACCGCAGACACGTGCGTACCATCCAGGAAGTACGGACCACCATCACACGGATCATTACAGATGTTTATTATGAGGATGGCAAAGAGATGGATCGCAAAGTCACAGAG GAGAGCGAGGACCCAGTGGTGGACTGTCAGGTCTTGGACAATGACATGTCCCCGTGCCGCACAATCAGCAGTTCCCTAACATCTGGTGACCTTGGTGACATCAGCTCCTTGTCGTCCAAAGCCTCCAGCCTACAGAAAAGTTCTGGGGGAGGGCGTAGCACCACCAGTGGTCTCTCCAGGCCAGAGTTCATCATGCCACCCAGTCGAAGCGCCAAATCTGCCAG TCCTAAAAGGGGAGGCGGACAAAAACAGAGGGGTAATAGGGGTCAAAAGGGAGGGTCAGTGGTCAAAAAGGACAGAGGTACCCCTGAGTCTGGGGCATTAGTTTCAACCACCCCCAGAGGACGGGCTAAACGTGGTCGACCCTCGTTCAG GGGAGGAGGTGCTGGCTCATTGCTGCTGCCCAGCACTCAAGGTCAGCCCCTGTCTTCCTCAGAGGATGAACCTTATATACCTCCCCCACGCGTCCCCGTCAGCCCCACCGACGATGAGGTCCTGCAGCACTCCAACTCCCCACGGTCGTCCCCAGAGGAGGCAAGCTCAGCCGGAAGTAGCTTTGTGGGACTGCGAGTGATGGCCAAGTGGTCATCCAATGGCTACTTCTACTCTGGCCGCATTGTCAAAGATCCTGGCGAGGGGAGATTTCGCCTGCGTTTTGATGATGGATACGAGTGTGAAGTGGCGGGAAAAGATATCTTGCTGTGCGATCCCATTCCACTGGAGACCGAGGTCACCGCTTTGGTGGAAGATGAGTTCTTCAGCATAG GTGTGGTGAAGGGTTATAAATCAGAAGGCCAAGACCTCTTCTACAATATAGAGAGGGAGGGCCAAGAGGAGTGGTACAACAGGACTTCAGTCATCCTCTCGCTGGAGCAGGGAAACAGAATGAGGGAGCACCACAGCCTTGGTCCCTATGAGCCCTCCACTCCCCTGGCCAAGGCCTCCGACATCAGCCTAG ATAATTTGGTGGAAGGCAAAAGGCGCCGCAGAGGACCCCCTGTGGGATCAAACACCCCTGACCAAAGTTCCTCCAGCAGTCCGCGTAAAGCAGGCCCCTCCACTAAGAGAAGGCTGCGGGTGTCTGATAACGAGAGCTCGCCGGCCAAAAGAAGCCGCAAGGGCGCCAGAACCG CTCAGCGGGCCGGTGTCTGTAACACGTCTGGCAGCGGCACAGATGTGGCCGCGCAGCCAGGCAATCTGGCTGAGACTCATGGCCCAATGCCTCAGAACACATCTCTTTTCATGGGCTTCGCCTTCATGCTAACCGCCTCGTCTGAGATGGACCGACTGAACAATATACTCATTAGTGATGAGGACG ATAATGTTCAGACTGGCCCGTTTAACAAAGCATACACTGAGTCCCAGCTACTGGCAGGTGGAGGCTTTGTTCTGCCAGACTTCAATGAAGAACAG TGCAAGGCGGCCTACCAGAGTCTTCTCATTGTAGACCAGCACTGCCGTACCAGGAAGTACTTGCTGAGCTTAGCCAGCGGTGTGCCATGTGTCTCGCATTTTTGGGTGAGAGACTGCTGCAAAGACAACAAACTGCTCAACTATAGGAACTATCTGCTACCTGCTGGTTTGGGACCAGATGGTGCCATCGTGGAATG GCATCCTCGCTGCAGTCCTTTCAAGGACTTGCATTTTTTTCTGGTGTCTGAGAAGCCAGAGGAGCTTTGGGCCCAGCTTGTCACTATGGGTGGCGCTTCCTCCTTCCAGCATTTCCATGCCGACAAGGACGGCTCTG ACGTTCCTGCAGGAAAGTATGATGTTGTGGTCGCAGACCATTCTTGCCCACCGCTCATAGAGAAAAATGTGACATCACTTCAAGTGCCGCTGGTGTCTCCCGAGTGGCTCGTCCAGAGTATTATCTGTGGGGAGTGTCTTGGGTTCCAGAGCAAGCCTCAATATCACCACAATTACTCTTCCTTGACATCaccatcaacatcatcatcataa
- the tp53bp1 gene encoding TP53-binding protein 1 isoform X3, giving the protein MDPDGGELDSCLPQPENPCLIVEDSQPDSVALEDDPESSYRAVLARRLSNLQPSACSPVLELISSPPGSRGSQSQSESCRSNSQAGPGILALPNNSSECQEDCQEEESQVLTINPPNKLKDNVPMDSDSTTPCEQAEDANSQFGFLALSQSQDYVVDELNSQKGDERNKPRTVGGNSHFGFLPLSQSQDVVEVNSQKGDERDKTRAVSETDSKLEHTINTVTSQDLICKVVRSEVSSSSQSEQTLNVQVLLQSQCLKDSGEPEQRDRGMMSSQQDMFDADKSGAAVDSTVSEPEQQGYSTSTPAQTLRLLQETLIPESLSQSSVDYVAPTPDNFLHASLIVPNSPRGAESQHGADESMDSLQPKERAAPQEEVPMETEGTSKPQLPTSTAVSQSSCCFVLEKPLSIPSQPEFSHDVFVPTQSQEAPKPSANKTDSLSVESPCKESSSAFTLPLQLCEVNTDDDNSSQTSEEIMEDTQDTQIEELEERSVVDNTDSAFSHSDQRSECNGVRAESQSAPISKPSTQLSPFLNLPNLNVKACETAIKESSPPKVVSCSQSKIQSSDVIVNSFVLETPSEVTPCSLESQPVISHMSVMEVAKSGVNAAHCVQSQSLSQNCGSIGSPMSKAEMDEPADIEHPSSEEEEMAMEEMSQDEIDEPSDIEDSSEEEDVAMEEESALGVGASSNMGLVLSQNKLMSSGDKEEAYGDESIVTVAESKRDSHDHPKTPLQLSRANTPGSSTSKVSSTSTNGHELMVQEPEMHRSKRFSASSGEMSFHFTLPKDGEFIGPVVGATPPIISELKGTLRHSTPIETFNEKTVTDDVSADVVMAAKDDVLEESGDELAETGDTRLSLRMKLVTPVEEGSSERFSLQKPTLSEEDESVAKVTTVTKAETSPSVFSRVRQVHRQQEAEEEDSSLPRGNNTPVRGELFTSLRKRSRTASLGCDSLPNSQSEALQLEVSAVPQEAARQTEAEQSEERRGPELSVPNQKDASQHTLDNTVTAHSSNKQADAHKARSSIQMPCSPAGMGEPETSSFRRKDGPSHRRHVRTIQEVRTTITRIITDVYYEDGKEMDRKVTEESEDPVVDCQVLDNDMSPCRTISSSLTSGDLGDISSLSSKASSLQKSSGGGRSTTSGLSRPEFIMPPSRSAKSASPKRGGGQKQRGNRGQKGGSVVKKDRGTPESGALVSTTPRGRAKRGRPSFRGGGAGSLLLPSTQGQPLSSSEDEPYIPPPRVPVSPTDDEVLQHSNSPRSSPEEASSAGSSFVGLRVMAKWSSNGYFYSGRIVKDPGEGRFRLRFDDGYECEVAGKDILLCDPIPLETEVTALVEDEFFSIGVVKGYKSEGQDLFYNIEREGQEEWYNRTSVILSLEQGNRMREHHSLGPYEPSTPLAKASDISLDNLVEGKRRRRGPPVGSNTPDQSSSSSPRKAGPSTKRRLRVSDNESSPAKRSRKGARTAQRAGVCNTSGSGTDVAAQPGNLAETHGPMPQNTSLFMGFAFMLTASSEMDRLNNILISDEDDNVQTGPFNKAYTESQLLAGGGFVLPDFNEEQCKAAYQSLLIVDQHCRTRKYLLSLASGVPCVSHFWVRDCCKDNKLLNYRNYLLPAGLGPDGAIVEWHPRCSPFKDLHFFLVSEKPEELWAQLVTMGGASSFQHFHADKDVPAGKYDVVVADHSCPPLIEKNVTSLQVPLVSPEWLVQSIICGECLGFQSKPQYHHNYSSLTSPSTSSS; this is encoded by the exons ATGGATCCCGACGGAGGTGAATTGGACTCCTGCCTGCCGCAGCCGGAGAATCCGTGTCTCATTGTGGAGGATTCACAGCCGGACAGCGTCGCCTTGGAAGACGACCCCGAGAGCAGCTACCGTGCTGTGCTGGCCCGACGTCTATCAAACCTGCAGCCCAGCGCATGCAGCCCGGTCCTG GAGCTGATATCATCACCACCTGGAAGTAGAGGCTCTCAAAGCCAATCTGAAAGCTGCCGCAGTAACAGCCAGGCTGGACCTG GCATTCTTGCTCTGCCCAACAACAGTTCGGAATGCCAAGAGGATTGTCAAGAAGAGGAGAGTCAAGTTCTCACCATTAACCCGCCAAACAAACTAAA GGATAATGTGCCAATGGATTCTGATTCCACCACACCTTGTGAGCAGGCTGAAG atgcAAACTCGCAGTTTGGTTTCCTTGCACTATCTCAGAGTCAGGATTATGTTGTCGATGAACTGAATAGTCAGAAGGGAGATGAACGTAATAAACCTCGGACAGTCG GTGGAAACTCGCACTTTGGTTTCCTTCCGCTTTCTCAGAGTCAGGATGTTGTTGAAGTAAATAGCCAGAAGGGTGATGAGCGGGACAAGACTCGAGCAGTCAGTGAGACAGACTCCAAATTAG AGCACACCATCAACACTGTGACATCGCAGGATCTGATATGCAAAGTAGTCAG ATCTGAAGTGAGCTCCAGCAGCCAGTCAGAACAAACACTGAATGTTCAGGTTTTGCTGCAGTCCCAGTGCCTCAAGGACTCTGGTGAGCCAGAACAGCGGGACCGTGGAATGATGTCATCTCAGCAGGACATGTTTGATGCTGACAAGTCAG GTGCTGCAGTAGACAGTACAGTGTCTGAGCCGGAGCAACAAGGTTATTCCACTTCAACACCAGCCCAAACCCTCCGGCTATTGCAGGAAACATTGATACCGGAGAGCTTATCGCA GAGCTCTGTTGATTATGTTGCCCCAACCCCAGACAACTTTCTCCACGCATCTTTGATTGTCCCCAACTCACCAAGAGGAGCAGAGAGCCAACATG GTGCCGATGAGTCCATGGATAGCCTGCAGCCTAAAGAGCGAGCTGCTCCACAGGAAGAAGTGCCGATGGAAACGGAGGGCACCTCTAAACCACAACTACCCACCTCAACTGCTGTATCCCAGAGttcttgttgttttgtgttaGAGAAGCCTCTCTCTATACCTTCTCAGCCAGAGTTCTCACAC gaTGTGTTTGTCCCAACACAGAGTCAGGAGGCTCCAAAGCCATCTGCTAACAAGACTGACTCCTTGTCTGTTGAGTCTCCTTGCAAGGAATCATCGTCTGCTTTCACATTGCCTTTACAGCTCTGTGAAGTGAATACGGATGATGACAACTCATCCCAGACGTCAGAAGAGATCATGGAGGACACCCAGGATACACAGATTGAAGAACTGGAAGAGCGGTCTGTCGTAGATAATACTGACTCTGCGTTTTCACACAGTGATCAGAGGAGTGAGTGCAACGGTGTCCGTGCTGAATCACAAAGTGCCCCCATTTCTAAACCGTCCACTCAGCTATCACCTTTCTTGAATTTACCCAACCTGAATGTAAAAGCATGTGAGACTGCTATCAAGGAGTCAAGCCCTCCTAAAGTTGTGTCCTGTTCTCAATCCAAGATTCAATCTTCAGATGTGATTGTAAACAGCTTTGTGCTTGAGACTCCGTCAGAAGTGACTCCCTGCAGTCTGGAATCGCAGCCAGTCATCTCCCATATGTCTGTAATGGAGGTGGCAAAGAGTGGCGTGAATGCGGCACATTGTGTACAGTCTCAATCACTGTCACAGAACTGTGGCTCCATTGGCAGTCCGATGAGCAAAGCTGAAATGGATGAACCCGCAGATATTGAACACCCTTCCTCAGAGGAGGAGGAAATGGCGATGGAGGAGATGAGCCAAGATGAAATTGATGAACCTTCAGATATTGAAGATTCCtcagaggaggaggatgtgGCAATGGAGGAGGAGAGTGCTTTGGGAGTGGGGGCTTCTTCAAATATGGGTTTAGTCCTCtctcaaaacaaactgatgtcTTCTGGTGACAAGGAGGAAGCATATGGGGATGAGAGCATTGTTACTGTtgcagagagcaagagagactcACATGATCATCCCAAAACACCCTTGCAGCTTTCAAGAGCCAATACTCCCGGTTCAAGCACAAGCAAGGTGTCATCTACGTCCACTAATGGCCATGAGCTCATGGTACAAGAACCAGAGATGCACAGAAGCAAGAGGTTCAGTGCTAGCTCAGGAG AAATGTCCTTCCATTTCACACTGCCTAAAGATGGTGAGTTCATCGGTCCAGTTGTTGGAGCAACTCCCCCGATTATCAGCGAGTTGAAGGGGACGCTAAGGCACAGCACTCCCATTG AGACATTTAATGAGAAGACAGTGACAGACGATGTCAGTGCTGATGTGGTGATGGCAGCCAAAGATGATGTTCTGGAAGAATCTGGAGATGAGTTGGCAGAGACAGGAGACACAAGGCTGAGTTTGAGAATGAAGTTAGTGACCCCGGTTGAAGAGGGAAGCTCGGAACGATTCAGTTTGCAGA AACCAACACTATCAGAGGAGGATGAATCTGTTGCCAAGGTTACCACTGTCACCAAGGCTGAAACCAG TCCGTCAGTATTCAGCCGTGTCAGGCAAGTGCACAGACAGCaggaggcagaggaagaggatAGCAGTCTTCCAAGAGGCAACAACACACCTGTTAG AGGAGAGCTCTTCACCTCATTACGAAAAAGATCTCGGACAGCCTCGCTAGGATGTGACAGCCTGCCCAATAGCCAGTCAGAGGCTTTACAACTGGAAGTGTCGGCAGTGCCACAGGAGGCTGCTAGACAAACGGAAGCTGAGCAGTCTGAAGAGAGGCGAGGACCAGAGCTGTCTGTCCCAAACCAAAAGGACGCATCCCAGCACACCTTAGACAACACCGTTACTGCTCACTCATCCAACAAG CAGGCAGATGCCCATAAGGCCAGGTCAAGTATACAAATGCCGTGCTCACCAGCAGGCATG GGCGAACCGGAAACCTCATCTTTTCGAAGAAAAGATGGGCCCTCCCACCGCAGACACGTGCGTACCATCCAGGAAGTACGGACCACCATCACACGGATCATTACAGATGTTTATTATGAGGATGGCAAAGAGATGGATCGCAAAGTCACAGAG GAGAGCGAGGACCCAGTGGTGGACTGTCAGGTCTTGGACAATGACATGTCCCCGTGCCGCACAATCAGCAGTTCCCTAACATCTGGTGACCTTGGTGACATCAGCTCCTTGTCGTCCAAAGCCTCCAGCCTACAGAAAAGTTCTGGGGGAGGGCGTAGCACCACCAGTGGTCTCTCCAGGCCAGAGTTCATCATGCCACCCAGTCGAAGCGCCAAATCTGCCAG TCCTAAAAGGGGAGGCGGACAAAAACAGAGGGGTAATAGGGGTCAAAAGGGAGGGTCAGTGGTCAAAAAGGACAGAGGTACCCCTGAGTCTGGGGCATTAGTTTCAACCACCCCCAGAGGACGGGCTAAACGTGGTCGACCCTCGTTCAG GGGAGGAGGTGCTGGCTCATTGCTGCTGCCCAGCACTCAAGGTCAGCCCCTGTCTTCCTCAGAGGATGAACCTTATATACCTCCCCCACGCGTCCCCGTCAGCCCCACCGACGATGAGGTCCTGCAGCACTCCAACTCCCCACGGTCGTCCCCAGAGGAGGCAAGCTCAGCCGGAAGTAGCTTTGTGGGACTGCGAGTGATGGCCAAGTGGTCATCCAATGGCTACTTCTACTCTGGCCGCATTGTCAAAGATCCTGGCGAGGGGAGATTTCGCCTGCGTTTTGATGATGGATACGAGTGTGAAGTGGCGGGAAAAGATATCTTGCTGTGCGATCCCATTCCACTGGAGACCGAGGTCACCGCTTTGGTGGAAGATGAGTTCTTCAGCATAG GTGTGGTGAAGGGTTATAAATCAGAAGGCCAAGACCTCTTCTACAATATAGAGAGGGAGGGCCAAGAGGAGTGGTACAACAGGACTTCAGTCATCCTCTCGCTGGAGCAGGGAAACAGAATGAGGGAGCACCACAGCCTTGGTCCCTATGAGCCCTCCACTCCCCTGGCCAAGGCCTCCGACATCAGCCTAG ATAATTTGGTGGAAGGCAAAAGGCGCCGCAGAGGACCCCCTGTGGGATCAAACACCCCTGACCAAAGTTCCTCCAGCAGTCCGCGTAAAGCAGGCCCCTCCACTAAGAGAAGGCTGCGGGTGTCTGATAACGAGAGCTCGCCGGCCAAAAGAAGCCGCAAGGGCGCCAGAACCG CTCAGCGGGCCGGTGTCTGTAACACGTCTGGCAGCGGCACAGATGTGGCCGCGCAGCCAGGCAATCTGGCTGAGACTCATGGCCCAATGCCTCAGAACACATCTCTTTTCATGGGCTTCGCCTTCATGCTAACCGCCTCGTCTGAGATGGACCGACTGAACAATATACTCATTAGTGATGAGGACG ATAATGTTCAGACTGGCCCGTTTAACAAAGCATACACTGAGTCCCAGCTACTGGCAGGTGGAGGCTTTGTTCTGCCAGACTTCAATGAAGAACAG TGCAAGGCGGCCTACCAGAGTCTTCTCATTGTAGACCAGCACTGCCGTACCAGGAAGTACTTGCTGAGCTTAGCCAGCGGTGTGCCATGTGTCTCGCATTTTTGGGTGAGAGACTGCTGCAAAGACAACAAACTGCTCAACTATAGGAACTATCTGCTACCTGCTGGTTTGGGACCAGATGGTGCCATCGTGGAATG GCATCCTCGCTGCAGTCCTTTCAAGGACTTGCATTTTTTTCTGGTGTCTGAGAAGCCAGAGGAGCTTTGGGCCCAGCTTGTCACTATGGGTGGCGCTTCCTCCTTCCAGCATTTCCATGCCGACAAG GACGTTCCTGCAGGAAAGTATGATGTTGTGGTCGCAGACCATTCTTGCCCACCGCTCATAGAGAAAAATGTGACATCACTTCAAGTGCCGCTGGTGTCTCCCGAGTGGCTCGTCCAGAGTATTATCTGTGGGGAGTGTCTTGGGTTCCAGAGCAAGCCTCAATATCACCACAATTACTCTTCCTTGACATCaccatcaacatcatcatcataa